Genomic segment of Leuconostoc mesenteroides subsp. mesenteroides:
TTGGGAAGAGAAAACTAGCTTACCAGACGGCCACATCTATGAAGTTGAAGATAACTTTTGGGATATTGGTGAGGGACCTTCTGGCCCTGATTCTGAAATATTCTTTGATCGTGGTAGCGCCTTCCAAGATTTACCTGATGATGATCCAGAAATGTATCCGGGCGGTGAAAATGAACGTTATCTAGAAATTTGGAATCTTGTTTTCTCTCAGTTTAATCATTTGCCTGGACTAACGGATAATTCACAATATCCTGAGTTACCGCATAAAAACATTGATACTGGTATGGGACTTGAACGAGTTGTATCTGTTTTCCAAAATGGCCGTACTAACTTTGATACGGACTTGTTTTTACCTATCATCCGGGCTACAGAGAAATTGTCAAATCAATTTACCTATAATGATAGCGAAGATTCAGAGATTAATACGAGTTTCAAAGTAATTGCCGACCATATTCGTGCAATAACATTTGCAATTGGGGATGGTGCTTTGCCCTCAAATGAGGGACGTGGATATGTTATTCGCCGCTTGTTGCGTCGCGCAGTTTTGCATGGACAAAAATTAGGCATTAAAGGACAGTTTTTAACTAATTTGGTACCAATTGTTGGAGACATCATGGAAAGCTACTATCCAGAAGTCAAAGCCAACACTGCCAAGATTCAAAAGACTGTTGCTGCTGAAGAAAAACGCTTTAATGCAACATTAACAGGCGGACTAGCTTTGTTGAATGAGGTAATTAAAGAAGCTAAAAAAACGGGCCAGACACAAATTAGTGGTGCCGCTGCTTTCAAGTTATCTGATACTTATGGGTTCCCACTTGAATTGACGCAAGAGCAAGCTGAAGATGCTGGATTGACAGTAGATGTGGATGAATACAACGAGGAATTGCAAGCACAACGCGTTAGAGCTCGTGCTGCACGTGCTAATACTAAGTCAATGGGTGTTCAAAATGCCGTGTTAACCGATTTACATGTTGACTCAAAGTACGTTGGTTGGTCTCAAACTGAAGTCAATCATGCGGAAATCGTTGCTATTATTGGTCAAGATGAACAAGGTATTGATGCGTTATTGGATAATGTTGCTGTTAATACTACCGTACAAGTAGCTTTTGATGTAACACCCTTCTATGCCGAAATGGGTGGACAAGTGCCTGACTTTGGGGATGTTTTGAACACAAGTGGAGATGTGATTGCTCGTGTGACAGATGTTCAAATTGCTCCAAACGGACAACATATTCATACGGTTGATGTCATTTCAAGCTTTACCCTTGGAGACAAAGTCGATTTGAAGGTTGATATGGCACGTCATGTTGCTGTTTCCAAAAACCATACAGCAACGCACATGTTAGACCAATCATTGCGTAATGTACTTGGTGGAGATGTTCATCAGGCTGGTTCATTAGTAGAACCAGAATATTTAAGGTTTGATTTTAATAATGAGGGACCAGTTTCAAGTGAAGATCTTGATAAAATAGAGTCGATGATGAATCAAGAAATTACTAAGAATCTACCAGTTACTTGGCTAGAAACTGACATTGAGTCTGCAAAAAAATTAGGTGCAGTTGCCGTATTTGGTGAGAAATATGGTGATCAGGTCCGTATTGTATCAATTGGTGACTTTAACAAGGAGTTTGATGGTGGTACACATGCTAATTCTACTGCAGAGTTAGGTCTGTTTAAAATTGTTAGTGAATCAGGAATTGGTGCAGGGGTACGCCGTATTGAAGCTGTAACTGGTCTACAAGCACTTGCACAATATAAAGCTCAGGAACAAGCCTTGAAAGAAATTGCTACTGCTTTGAAGGCACAAAAGCTAACTGATGCGCCAGAGAAGGTATATGATTTGCAAACTGATTTGCGTACGGCGCAGCGAAAAGCGGAGTCCTTAGAAGCTAAGTTAGCGAATGCTACGGCAGGTGAAATTTTTAATGATGTAAAAACTATCAATGGGCATACTTATATTACTGCTCAGTTACAGGTTTCTGGCATGGATGGCTTACGACAAGTTGCGGATAACTGGAAAGAAAATTATCCATCAGATGTTTTGGTACTAGCAACCGTTGCTGATGAGAAAGTAAGTTTGATTGTTGCCGCTGCCCCAGATGCCAATCAAGCAGGTATTAAGGCCGGCGAACTCATTAAATCCATTGCCCCACACATAGGTGGTGGTGGTGGTGGACGCCCAGATATGGCTCAAGCTGGTGGAAAAAAGCCTGCAGGCATTTCAGATGCATTTGCTGCAGTTTCGGCGTTCTTATCAGATAAGTAACTTGTTTGTAACTTGATTGATGTGATTATGGCGTAGTATAATGGGTGAATAAACAAGGCAGTATGGAGATAATTTCTAGAGAAAGGAGCGTGTACTATGACAGTAGGAGATGAAACAGCAATATTTGATTTTGGTAATCAAATGCCAAAAGATATTCATGAAACACTTGAGATTGTGTATAGTTCATTGGAAGAAAAAGGGTATAATCCAATTAATCAAATAGTTGGTTACTTAATGTCTGGCGATCCGGCCTATATCCCACGTTTAAATGACGCACGAAATTTAATTAAACGTCATGAACGCGATGAAATCATTGAAGAACTTGTACACGCCTATTTGAAAAAATAATGCGCATATTAGGACTAGATGTTGGTAGTCGAACAGTTGGTGTATCGGTTAGTGATCCAATGGGATGGACAGCACAAGGTGTTGAAATCATCCGTATCAACGAGGAAGATAAAGAATTTGGTATTGAGCGTTTGGGAGAAATCATTAAAGAAAAAAACGCAACAGGTGTTGTTCTAGGTTTGCCAAAAAACATGAACAATAGTGAGGGACCACGTGCGGAAGCAGCCCGAAACTATGCCAAGTTGATTGAGGAAACATTTGGGTTACCAACTGACTTTCAAGACGAACGGTTAACTACGGTAGAAGCTGAACGTATGCTCATTGAAGAAGCTAACGTATCGCGTAAAAAGCGCAAAAAAGTTATCGATAAAATAGCTGCGGAATTTATTTTACAAAATTATTTAGATTCGAAAGGCAAGTTAACCAAGTAGAATAAAAGCCCTGTCCCTATACGGAACAAGGCTTTTATTGTATAATGAACTTATAATATTTGATAAGGAAAAGAAAATGAGCGAAAATAACTCAGAAGTACAAAAAATTACGTTAATTGATGAAAGTGGTGATGAAGCATTATATGAAGTGTTATTCACATTCCATTCAGATGAGTACAATAAAGATTATATTTTGTTAGTACCAGAAGGTATTGAAGACGATGAAGAAGTTGATATTCAAGCATATATCTTCAATCCGGATGAAAACGGCGACGCTACAGAGGAAGAATTAATTCAAATTGAAGATGATAAAGAATGGGATATGGTTGAAGAAGTTCTAAATACTTTCCTTGAAGATGATTCTAACTTCAACTAATACTATGTAGCAACAATAATTACTGATATTCATGATGTAACTATCATGGATATTTTTATTTTGTATTAAAATGGTCAAATCGCTTTCAACGTAGTTTATCAAGTGATAAACTAATAAAGGTAGAAACTACTTAATTTAGAGTTAGTTTAAATATTTAAGATAGACATGTCAAAAATTTAGTCGTGTCTTTTGGAGGAGCTATTATGGTTACGTTAGTGGGCATACTTGATTTAGCACGTTTTCAGTTTGCGATGACCACGATTTTTCATTTTTTCTTTGTACCGATGTCAATTGGTTTAGCCGTCGTCGTTGCATGTATGGAAACAATGTATGTGATTAAAAAAGAAGAAGTATATAAGAAAATGGCCCAATTCTGGAGCAAAATTTTCTTACTCAGTTTCGCTGTTGGTGTTGTAACTGGTATTATTCAAGAGTTCCAGTTCGGCATGAATTGGTCAGAGTATTCGCGGTATGTGGGGGACATATTTGGTGCACCATTAGCGATAGAAGCATTAGTTGCTTTTTTTGCTGAATCAACATTTATTGGCTTATGGTCATTCACATGGGATCGTTTCAAGCCGGCAGTTCATGTTCTTTTTATTTGGATTGTAGCGATTGCTTCTAGTTTATCAGCATTATGGATTTTAGCTGCTAATTCATTTATGCAAAATCCTGTTGGGTATGCTATTGATAATAATATGGGGCGGGCAGAGTTGACAAATATTTTTGCATTGTTGACTAATAAACAACTATGGATTGAATTTCCGCACGTCTTAATGGGCACTTTCGTAGCAGGTGGTTTTATCATTGCAGGAATGTCAGCATTTAAATTATTAAAGCTGAAAAAGAATGACGTGCAGGTTGACTTTTTCCGCAAATCAATAAATATTGCTTTGTTTGTTGGTTTAATAGGAGTTGGCGGAGCCTTATATACAGGTGATCAGCATGCTTTTGAATTGCAATCTATGCAGCCAATGAAATATGCAGCAATGGAAGGGGTTGATGAAACGATTGATTCGTCAAAGCGTGCTGACAAAGCACAACCATGGTCATTGATTTCCGTGACCAATCCAAAGACACATAAGGTGGTTGCAAGAATCGAAATACCATATGCTTTGTCTATTTTAGGAAACCATTCGTTGACAGGTGGTAAAACTGTCGGAACCACAGAGTTGAACAAAAAATTTGAAAAAAAATATGGTAAAACGCATGATGGCATTAAAAACTATTACGTTCCAGAGAATACATTGTTTTATGCCTTTCGCGTGATGGCGATGGGAGCCGGGTTACTGGGGTTGGTTGCTGTTGTAGCGCTTTGGTTCAATCGTAAAAAAACAAATTTAATTTTGACTCAGCGTTGGTTTTTATGGATTTTAGGAATTATGACGTTTTTCCCATTTGTTATAAATACCGCGGGGTGGTTAGTAACAGAATTAGGACGATATCCTTGGGTTGTTTATGGATTAATGACAATTGCTGATGCTGTATCACCTAATGTTTCGGCTGCTTCATTGCTTATTTCAAATATTATTTACTTCTTAACATTTGCAACACTCGGTGGTGTAATGATTTGGTTATCTCGTCGCGTATTACATGCAGGTCCTGATGCTGAAAAAGAAGCAGAATTATCACCAAGAGATCCATACGAGGATTTAGCAGGAAGTGAGGGAACAGCAAGATGAGTTTCTTACAAATTTTATGGTTTATTTTAATTGCCGTATTGTGGTCAGGTTTCTTCTTTCTAGAAGGATATGATTTTGGTATTGGTATGCAGTTTATTTTTAATTCTCGTAACCAGGATGATCGGGAAGCACTGTATGAATCTATTGGACCCCATTGGGATGCCAATGAGGTTTGGTTAATTACCGCTGGTGGTGCAATGTTTGCAGCTTTTCCTTACTGGTATGCATCGCTCTTTTCTGGCTTTTATCTACCATTGTTTATTGTATTGATGGCATTGATTTATCGTGGCGTTGCCTTTGAATTTCGTGAACATATGCCTACCATTCAAGGGTCACAATTGTGGGAACGATTTATCGCAATCAGCTCGTTTATCGCACCATTTTTCTTAGGAATGATTTTTACTGCCATGGTATCAGGTATGCCAATGGATGCTAAGGGAAATTTGTCGGCCGGATTGTTTGACTATGTCACACCATTTACACTTGTGGGCGGTATTGCCGTCACATTAATGAGTTATGTACATGGCTTAAACTACACACGCCTACGTATTATCGGTGATATTCGTACAAGGGCAATGACGCAATTGAAAGTATTTTATCCAATTTTGTTGGCTGGAGAAGCGTTATTTGCAATTCTACTGTTCTTCTACACGGATTTTTTCCAAACTAAATTGTTGTGGACATTAGTTATATTAGTGGCGATTGTCCTCTCCACTGTTATTGGCTGGTATTTAACGGTTAATCTGAAAAAAGAAGTTGTCCCATTTATTTTATCGGGTTTGACCTTGGTTGAAGTAGTTATCTTACTATTTGTTGGCCTATTCCCTCGTTTAATGGTAGCTGACAATCCATTACACAGTTTAAAAATTATTAATGCATCGTCATCGCCATATACATTAACAGTGATGTCATTTGTTGTATTAACAGCTTTACCATTGACATTAGGATACCAAATATGGAGTTTCTGGGTTTTCCGTAAGCGTATTATAGCTGATAAAGTGGTTGAATAATAAATCTAAAAACGTTTACAATTGATTGTAGGCGTTTTTTATTTTAAGGAGCATGTTTGGCAAGGTATTGTTATTTAGATGGCAATACTCTTGTTTAACAAATATAAAAATATGATAGACAAAAGACTTTTTTCGTTACCAGGTATCATTAGTACTTTAATAATCTTAGTTATTTTGACAGGAATTCAAGCATTTTCGATTATATTCCAAGGTGTTTTCTTGGCCCAATCAGTTACTGATTTATGGCAAGGTAAAAGTATTGATCAAACATTCATCAATGTGTTACTTTTTGCTTTTTCTTTTGTGATGAGACAATTATTGATTGTGTTAAAAAATAACTATATGTCGAAGTTTGCTGACCATACAGTGGAAAATTATCGTAAACAATTGTTAGCTAAGTATGCCGAAATTGGTCCTAGTATTATTAAACAGTCTGGTACAGGGAATGCAGTCACAACACTAGGAGCGGGGCTGGATAATGTTAAAAACTATTTCCAACTACTACTGATTAAAGTTTTTGATTTGGGTATTATTCCGTGGTTAATTTTGATATATATCGCTTATCTTAAGTGGGAACAGGGACTATTTTTGTTGCTCGTATTTCCGGTGGTGATTTTATTCTTCATCATTTTGGGTTTGGCAGCACAAAGTAAAGCTGATGCAGAGTTTGCAAATTTTAAGAATTTAAATAATCGATTTGTAGATGCTCTGCGCGGTCTGCCAACCTTGAAGCAATTAGGCCTGTCCCAGTCATATGGAGACGAAATTTATAGTATTTCAGAAGATTATCGAAAAACAACTATGCGAACACTAAAAATTGCGATTACATCAACGTTTGCACTTGATTTTTTCACAACATTATCAGTTGCAATAGTTGCTGTGTTTTTGGGGATGGATTTAATGAACGCCAGAATGACGCTTTTTCCGGCGTTGACTATCTTGATCTTAGCGCCAGAATATTTTCTTCCTTTGCGTAATTTTGCTGATGATTATCATGCCACTTTGAATGGTAAAAATTCACTCACTGATGTTTTGAAAGTAATTGACACCAAAATTGTCAACCAACAAGATGAATTCCAATCAAATGAGTGGCAAGCAGATAGCGAATTAGTATTGAACGATGTGCAGTTTTCTTATGATTCAAAAGTCACCTTGAAAGAGATTTCGCTACATGCTAAAGGTTATCAAAAAATTGCTTTGGTTGGTGAAAGTGGTTCTGGCAAATCTACACTACTTAGTATTTTGGGAGGCTTCTTAAAACCTGAGCAAGGAACAATCAATATCAATGGACAGGAGATGAAGCATTTAACACAACAGCAATGGCAGAAACAGTTTTTTTATATGCCACAAACGCCTTATATTTTTCATGAATCGTTACGTGATAATATCAGATTTTACGCACCAAGTGCTAGTGACGAAGCAATCAACGAAGCTGTTGAAAAAGCCGGTTTATCTGGTTTAATTGATGAATTACCAGACGGGTTAAATACTGTAATTGGTGAAAGTGGGCGTCAATTATCTGGCGGGCAGGCGCAGCGTGTAGCCTTAGCAAGAATGTTGCTAGATTCATCTCGTAAAGTGCTCTTGTTTGATGAACCCACAGCTCATTTAGACATTGAAACTGAAATTGACTTAAAGAAAACGATGTCAACTATTTTGAATAATCACTTAGTTTTTTTCGCAACACACCGGTTACATTGGTTAGATCAAATGGATTTAGTTATTGTAATACGTGATGGGCGCATTGTGGAAACGGGTGTACCTAGTGTTTTGCTAGCTGATACTAATAGTGCTTTGAATAAGCTGCGTCATGAAATGCATAAAGGTGGTCTGAAATGAAGCGATTAAAAAAAATATTGTTACAAGACAGATGGATTCTTCCATTCTTACGTCAACAAAAATCTGGTCTCTTTTGGTCGATATTTTTAAATTTTATGATAACCTTCGCCGCCGGTGCCTTAATGTTTGTGTCTGGCTTTTTAATTTCACGTTCTGCTCAACATCCTTCTAATATTCTCATTATTTATGTGCCAATTGTTCTGACACGTGCATTTGGTATTGCTCGTCCAGTTTTTCGTTATGCACAGCGTTTGGTGTCACACAATTGGGTATTGCGTGTCGTTTCGAAAACACGTAAACGGTTATACGAAAGTGCTGCTAGTACGGCTAGTAGCATTCGAGGACAACTTCAAACAGGTGAAGTGCTTAGTTTGCTTGCTGACGATTTAGATCGTTTACAAAATCTCTACCTTAGAACACTTTTCCCATTGGGTTCTGGTATGGTGTTGTACCTTTTCCTCACAATAGCAATTGGCGCAATTAATTGGCTATTCATGTTGTGGTGGTTTGTAATGTTGGCTATTATCTTAGTTGTTGTGCCATTATTGAGTTTGACAGTGAACTATAAAGGGGTGCGGCAACAAAAAGCATTACAGCAAAGCCTTTATACAGATGCAACTGATGCTATTTTAGGATTGCAAGATTGGGTGCTATCAGGAAGACAAGAAGATCTAGTACAAAATCAAGGCGAAACAATGTCAAAGTTGGCGCATGTTAAAAATCAAAGTATGAAATTTGGCTGGTGGCGTGATTTTGCCATCCAAGTGTTAGCATTGATATTGGCTATAACAACTTTAATATGGGCAACAAATCAGTTTTCTGGTAATTTAAGTACAGTTAATTATATTGCAGCTTTCACACTTGCAATATTTCCTCTAATTGATAGCTTTATTGCTGTAAATCAAGGTGTAAGTGAATCTTCATTTTACGAAGATAGCATTATGCGTTTAAATAATTTACCAGAACCAGCATTGCTACAGGAGAATCGACACACAATCAACTCAGCAGTAATTAATTTTAATCAAGTTACATTTAAGTATGGAGACAAAACAATTGTTGATAATTTGTCATTTAAAGTTCAACCTAAAGAAAAAATTGCGTTACTTGGTCGTTCAGGTGCAGGTAAAACAACGTTACTCAAGCTTTTGGCAGGTGATATCCAATCATCGTTGGGTGAAGTAACAATCAATGAAATGCCAGTCCAGAACTTACAAGGTAACATGTCTAGTTTAGTAGCTGTATTAGATCAACAGACATATTTGTTTGATACAACGATTATGAACAACGTACGTATGGGGAATATTCATGCTACTGATGAACAGGTTCAACAAGCAGTTGAAAAGGCTGGCTTACAGCCACTAATTAATTCTTTATCCAACGGATACAATACACAGATGCAGGAAGCAGGAACACGATTTTCTGGTGGAGAGCGACAAAGATTTGCCTTAGCACGAATCATGCTGCAAGATGCGCCAATTGTCGTGTTAGATGAACCAACAGTATCACTAGATCCTAAAACAGAGTACGAGGTTTTGTCCCAAATATTTTCAGTTCTCAAAGACCGAACGATTATTTGGGTCACTCATCATTTGACAGGAATCGAAAATGTTGATAAAGTTTACTTTTTAGAGAATGGAAAATTCACGTTGAGCGGTTCACCGGCTGAGTTGCAGCAAACTTCAGCAAGGTTTAAACAATTATTACTCATGGATCAATATTAATGGCAAAAAAAAAGCGAAGAAAATCAAAAAAAGGATTACAGAAACAGCGATTACGTTTACTGTGTGGCTTGCTAGTTACATTGGTTATTTTAGCTACCATCACATCAAACACTGCGATTTACAAAAGGCCTCAAAACAATCAAATCAGTACAAATAGTGAAGAATCAAAAAAGGTGGCTTGGATTAATGAGTTAGCACCATACGCGCGTGAATTGCAAGAAGAATATGGAGTTCTTGCATCAATTAGCATTGCACAAGCTATCTTAGAGTCCGACTGGCACACAAGTACGTTGTCAACAAAGTATAATAATTTATATGGTATCAAAGCGGATGCAGGACAAAAAAGTGCTGTATTACCAACGCAAGAGTATGTTAATGGTGAATGGATTACCATTCAAGGACGTTTTGCGGCTTATGATAGTTGGCAAGAAAGTATGAAGGCACATGCAAAACTACTACATGGTGGTACGAGTTGGAATGCAAAACAATATCAACATGTACTGGATGCAGACGATTACGCTTCAGCTGCCAAAGCACTGACACAGGACGGTTATGCGACTGATCCTAATTACGCTAAAAAGTTAATTACAATTATTCAAACTTGGCATTTGGAAAGGTTTGATGCAACAAAAAAGTAGACGTTAGTCTACTTTTTTGTGTTTTAAAATGTAAATTCATGTGAGAAGATACCCATCATTAAACTGTCATGGTATTCTCCTTCAGCAAAAAAGTGTTGACGAAGGGTCCCTTCAGGAATGAAACCAATTTTTTT
This window contains:
- the alaS gene encoding alanine--tRNA ligase, with translation MKELSSAEIRQMFLDFFASKGHEVVPSKNLIPQDDPTLLWINSGVATLKKYFDGTVVPNNPRITNSQKAIRTNDIENVGKTARHHTLFEMMGNFSIGDYFKEQAIPWAWELLTSPDWYGLDAEKLYVTVYPKDQEARKIWEEKTSLPDGHIYEVEDNFWDIGEGPSGPDSEIFFDRGSAFQDLPDDDPEMYPGGENERYLEIWNLVFSQFNHLPGLTDNSQYPELPHKNIDTGMGLERVVSVFQNGRTNFDTDLFLPIIRATEKLSNQFTYNDSEDSEINTSFKVIADHIRAITFAIGDGALPSNEGRGYVIRRLLRRAVLHGQKLGIKGQFLTNLVPIVGDIMESYYPEVKANTAKIQKTVAAEEKRFNATLTGGLALLNEVIKEAKKTGQTQISGAAAFKLSDTYGFPLELTQEQAEDAGLTVDVDEYNEELQAQRVRARAARANTKSMGVQNAVLTDLHVDSKYVGWSQTEVNHAEIVAIIGQDEQGIDALLDNVAVNTTVQVAFDVTPFYAEMGGQVPDFGDVLNTSGDVIARVTDVQIAPNGQHIHTVDVISSFTLGDKVDLKVDMARHVAVSKNHTATHMLDQSLRNVLGGDVHQAGSLVEPEYLRFDFNNEGPVSSEDLDKIESMMNQEITKNLPVTWLETDIESAKKLGAVAVFGEKYGDQVRIVSIGDFNKEFDGGTHANSTAELGLFKIVSESGIGAGVRRIEAVTGLQALAQYKAQEQALKEIATALKAQKLTDAPEKVYDLQTDLRTAQRKAESLEAKLANATAGEIFNDVKTINGHTYITAQLQVSGMDGLRQVADNWKENYPSDVLVLATVADEKVSLIVAAAPDANQAGIKAGELIKSIAPHIGGGGGGRPDMAQAGGKKPAGISDAFAAVSAFLSDK
- a CDS encoding IreB family regulatory phosphoprotein, which encodes MTVGDETAIFDFGNQMPKDIHETLEIVYSSLEEKGYNPINQIVGYLMSGDPAYIPRLNDARNLIKRHERDEIIEELVHAYLKK
- the ruvX gene encoding Holliday junction resolvase RuvX: MRILGLDVGSRTVGVSVSDPMGWTAQGVEIIRINEEDKEFGIERLGEIIKEKNATGVVLGLPKNMNNSEGPRAEAARNYAKLIEETFGLPTDFQDERLTTVEAERMLIEEANVSRKKRKKVIDKIAAEFILQNYLDSKGKLTK
- a CDS encoding DUF1292 domain-containing protein; this translates as MSENNSEVQKITLIDESGDEALYEVLFTFHSDEYNKDYILLVPEGIEDDEEVDIQAYIFNPDENGDATEEELIQIEDDKEWDMVEEVLNTFLEDDSNFN
- a CDS encoding cytochrome ubiquinol oxidase subunit I, whose translation is MVTLVGILDLARFQFAMTTIFHFFFVPMSIGLAVVVACMETMYVIKKEEVYKKMAQFWSKIFLLSFAVGVVTGIIQEFQFGMNWSEYSRYVGDIFGAPLAIEALVAFFAESTFIGLWSFTWDRFKPAVHVLFIWIVAIASSLSALWILAANSFMQNPVGYAIDNNMGRAELTNIFALLTNKQLWIEFPHVLMGTFVAGGFIIAGMSAFKLLKLKKNDVQVDFFRKSINIALFVGLIGVGGALYTGDQHAFELQSMQPMKYAAMEGVDETIDSSKRADKAQPWSLISVTNPKTHKVVARIEIPYALSILGNHSLTGGKTVGTTELNKKFEKKYGKTHDGIKNYYVPENTLFYAFRVMAMGAGLLGLVAVVALWFNRKKTNLILTQRWFLWILGIMTFFPFVINTAGWLVTELGRYPWVVYGLMTIADAVSPNVSAASLLISNIIYFLTFATLGGVMIWLSRRVLHAGPDAEKEAELSPRDPYEDLAGSEGTAR
- the cydB gene encoding cytochrome d ubiquinol oxidase subunit II, yielding MSFLQILWFILIAVLWSGFFFLEGYDFGIGMQFIFNSRNQDDREALYESIGPHWDANEVWLITAGGAMFAAFPYWYASLFSGFYLPLFIVLMALIYRGVAFEFREHMPTIQGSQLWERFIAISSFIAPFFLGMIFTAMVSGMPMDAKGNLSAGLFDYVTPFTLVGGIAVTLMSYVHGLNYTRLRIIGDIRTRAMTQLKVFYPILLAGEALFAILLFFYTDFFQTKLLWTLVILVAIVLSTVIGWYLTVNLKKEVVPFILSGLTLVEVVILLFVGLFPRLMVADNPLHSLKIINASSSPYTLTVMSFVVLTALPLTLGYQIWSFWVFRKRIIADKVVE
- the cydD gene encoding thiol reductant ABC exporter subunit CydD encodes the protein MIDKRLFSLPGIISTLIILVILTGIQAFSIIFQGVFLAQSVTDLWQGKSIDQTFINVLLFAFSFVMRQLLIVLKNNYMSKFADHTVENYRKQLLAKYAEIGPSIIKQSGTGNAVTTLGAGLDNVKNYFQLLLIKVFDLGIIPWLILIYIAYLKWEQGLFLLLVFPVVILFFIILGLAAQSKADAEFANFKNLNNRFVDALRGLPTLKQLGLSQSYGDEIYSISEDYRKTTMRTLKIAITSTFALDFFTTLSVAIVAVFLGMDLMNARMTLFPALTILILAPEYFLPLRNFADDYHATLNGKNSLTDVLKVIDTKIVNQQDEFQSNEWQADSELVLNDVQFSYDSKVTLKEISLHAKGYQKIALVGESGSGKSTLLSILGGFLKPEQGTININGQEMKHLTQQQWQKQFFYMPQTPYIFHESLRDNIRFYAPSASDEAINEAVEKAGLSGLIDELPDGLNTVIGESGRQLSGGQAQRVALARMLLDSSRKVLLFDEPTAHLDIETEIDLKKTMSTILNNHLVFFATHRLHWLDQMDLVIVIRDGRIVETGVPSVLLADTNSALNKLRHEMHKGGLK
- the cydC gene encoding thiol reductant ABC exporter subunit CydC, producing the protein MKRLKKILLQDRWILPFLRQQKSGLFWSIFLNFMITFAAGALMFVSGFLISRSAQHPSNILIIYVPIVLTRAFGIARPVFRYAQRLVSHNWVLRVVSKTRKRLYESAASTASSIRGQLQTGEVLSLLADDLDRLQNLYLRTLFPLGSGMVLYLFLTIAIGAINWLFMLWWFVMLAIILVVVPLLSLTVNYKGVRQQKALQQSLYTDATDAILGLQDWVLSGRQEDLVQNQGETMSKLAHVKNQSMKFGWWRDFAIQVLALILAITTLIWATNQFSGNLSTVNYIAAFTLAIFPLIDSFIAVNQGVSESSFYEDSIMRLNNLPEPALLQENRHTINSAVINFNQVTFKYGDKTIVDNLSFKVQPKEKIALLGRSGAGKTTLLKLLAGDIQSSLGEVTINEMPVQNLQGNMSSLVAVLDQQTYLFDTTIMNNVRMGNIHATDEQVQQAVEKAGLQPLINSLSNGYNTQMQEAGTRFSGGERQRFALARIMLQDAPIVVLDEPTVSLDPKTEYEVLSQIFSVLKDRTIIWVTHHLTGIENVDKVYFLENGKFTLSGSPAELQQTSARFKQLLLMDQY
- a CDS encoding N-acetylmuramidase gives rise to the protein MAKKKRRKSKKGLQKQRLRLLCGLLVTLVILATITSNTAIYKRPQNNQISTNSEESKKVAWINELAPYARELQEEYGVLASISIAQAILESDWHTSTLSTKYNNLYGIKADAGQKSAVLPTQEYVNGEWITIQGRFAAYDSWQESMKAHAKLLHGGTSWNAKQYQHVLDADDYASAAKALTQDGYATDPNYAKKLITIIQTWHLERFDATKK